A DNA window from Vigna angularis cultivar LongXiaoDou No.4 chromosome 1, ASM1680809v1, whole genome shotgun sequence contains the following coding sequences:
- the LOC108339911 gene encoding uncharacterized protein LOC108339911 isoform X2 yields MKILCSLPPTLSYFHFSLFMQDPKNDSNSRKPWYQRAMEVTSLWKSISKSAEIPAGNSTIWKTPSMPKSPQVPTPSGNKNKLRKCASLKVATSFTRVCLCAPMYSYNEILRAEAPPRRSNSYPRSKPLQSAHERSPSARLSTEGRRVFRGKSLTDDVLMRRFVIEEEAMMQIRRRNQMEVIRKRSMIRRKKLGPSPLSRMVMANHIGQF; encoded by the exons ATGAAAATACTTTGCTCCCTTCCTCCAACTCTCTCTTACTTTCACTTTTCTTTGTTCATGCAAGATCCAAAGAACGATTCAAACTCAAG GAAGCCCTGGTATCAAAGAGCAATGGAGGTGACTAGTCTATGGAAAAGTATTTCCAAATCCGCAGAAATTCCCGCAGGTAATTCAACTATATGGAAGACACCATCAATGCCAAAATCCCCTCAAGTTCCTACACCGAGTGGTAACAAGAACAAGCTAAGAAAATGTGCCTCCCTGAAGGTTGCAACATCCTTCACAAGGGTTTGTCTTTGTGCACCTATGTATTCATATAATGAGATTTTGAGAGCTGAGGCACCACCCAGAAGAAGCAATAGTTACCCAAGATCAAAGCCGTTGCAAAGTGCACATGAAAGAAGTCCTAGTGCCAGGCTTAGCACAGAGGGAAGGAGAGTCTTCAGGGGAAAATCATTGACCGATGATGTTCTAATGAGAAGGTTTGTGATTGAGGAAGAGGCAATGATGCAAattagaagaagaaatcaaatgGAAGTTATTAGGAAGAGGAGTATGATTAGAAGAAAGAAGCTTGGGCCTAGTCCTCTTAGTAGAATGGTTATGGCAAATCATATTGGACAATTTTAA
- the LOC108343792 gene encoding uncharacterized protein LOC108343792 isoform X2, with the protein MGHCEKPIIKVEPFLDEQINTTKVLEDTEVDIVSWANKGDFASNKIEDPDATDYSSSFADTTSDAENGSRLSDAEVESEFLGDSGSLTDAFDGSAFPMRKRRLTDHWRNFIRPLTWRCKWTELRIKEIDSIALKYSKELAEYDKGKHTTPDQFSIEEFGSKSLPFLGEHRRNKANKRRKRKKVEDTTEIGSYTSHHYIFSYLENKKSDHDGGLADDFGNPVIIEPHTDSTDRFGTGEVQPFLDFSETDASLEQLLWAIDNLQARVHKLKSDVDAIMSKNASKFSSSENLSLLPHGDMQTSSAQSPTISAGNGDAASVGVIYNSIQHGVDFDIGDFVMHSVVSSYGEVPMVPDIIESTVGLLSAADVTFRSALAGDSCEAVVCEIMALLKA; encoded by the exons ATGGGTCACTGTGAGAAACCCATCATTAAGGTGGAACCCTTTCTAGATGAACAAATTAATACTACAAAAGTTTTGGAGGACACAGAAGTCGATATAGTGAGTTGGGCAAACAAGGGTGATTTTGCATCCAACAAAATTGAGGACCCTGATGCAACTGACTATTCAAGTTCCTTTGCTGATACTACGTCTGATGCGGAAAATGGTTCTAGATTGAGTGATGCGGAAGTGGAGTCTGAGTTCTTAGGTGACAGTGGTAGCTTAACAGATGCTTTTGATGGTTCTGCATTTCCAATGAG GAAGAGGAGGTTGACCGATCATTGGAGGAACTTTATAAGACCTCTAACATGGCGATGCAAATGGACAGAACTAAGAATTAAGGAAATTGACTCAATAGCATTAAAATATAGTAAAGAGCTTGCAGAATATGACAAGGGTAAACATACAACACCTGATCAATTTTCCATAGAAGAGTTTGGTTCAAAATCATTGCCATTTTTGGGTGAACATAGAAGAAATAAGGccaacaagagaagaaaaaggaagaaagttGAAGACACAACTGAAATTGGATCATATACATCACATCATTATATTTTCTCCTATCTTG AGAATAAGAAGTCTGATCATGACGGTGGTTTGGCTGATGATTTTGGTAATCCAg TGATCATAGAGCCACATACTGATTCAACAGATAGGTTTGGCACTGGGGAAGTTCAACCTTTCTTGGATTTCAGTGAAACTGATGCTTCATTAGAGCAGCTTCTTTGGGCAATAGACAATCTACAGGCAAGGGTCCACAAGCTGAAGAGTGATGTTGATGCAATAATGTcgaaaaatgcatcaaagttttcttcatCAGAAAATCTGAGTCTTCTTCCTCATGGTGATATGCAGACTAGTTCTGCCCAAAGCCCTACAATCTCTGCAGGGAATGGAGATGCTGCGTCTGTCGGGGTTATTTATAATTCAATTCAGCACGGAGTTGACTTTGATATTGGAGATTTTGTTATGCATAGTGTTGTGTCAAGTTATGGAGAAGTTCCAATGGTTCCTGATATAATTGAGAGTACCGTTGGCTTATTGTCTGCTGCTGATGTCACCTTTCGTTCAGCCTTGGCTGGGGACTCGTGCGAAGCT GTGGTGTGTGAGATTATGGCACTGCTAAAAGCATAA
- the LOC108343792 gene encoding uncharacterized protein LOC108343792 isoform X1, whose product MGHCEKPIIKVEPFLDEQINTTKVLEDTEVDIVSWANKGDFASNKIEDPDATDYSSSFADTTSDAENGSRLSDAEVESEFLGDSGSLTDAFDGSAFPMRKRRLTDHWRNFIRPLTWRCKWTELRIKEIDSIALKYSKELAEYDKGKHTTPDQFSIEEFGSKSLPFLGEHRRNKANKRRKRKKVEDTTEIGSYTSHHYIFSYLENKKSDHDGGLADDFGNPVIIEPHTDSTDRFGTGEVQPFLDFSETDASLEQLLWAIDNLQARVHKLKSDVDAIMSKNASKFSSSENLSLLPHGDMQTSSAQSPTISAGNGDAASVGVIYNSIQHGVDFDIGDFVMHSVVSSYGEVPMVPDIIESTVGLLSAADVTFRSALAGDSCEAMVDNVLIHEVAETDEHTFKSGSQPPMERLQNWEKGEGEENLNLVSVPMSDINTVAQEQSTLKPCVYNDVSIPKNKRKRGERKACSGGWSKKCSGESENH is encoded by the exons ATGGGTCACTGTGAGAAACCCATCATTAAGGTGGAACCCTTTCTAGATGAACAAATTAATACTACAAAAGTTTTGGAGGACACAGAAGTCGATATAGTGAGTTGGGCAAACAAGGGTGATTTTGCATCCAACAAAATTGAGGACCCTGATGCAACTGACTATTCAAGTTCCTTTGCTGATACTACGTCTGATGCGGAAAATGGTTCTAGATTGAGTGATGCGGAAGTGGAGTCTGAGTTCTTAGGTGACAGTGGTAGCTTAACAGATGCTTTTGATGGTTCTGCATTTCCAATGAG GAAGAGGAGGTTGACCGATCATTGGAGGAACTTTATAAGACCTCTAACATGGCGATGCAAATGGACAGAACTAAGAATTAAGGAAATTGACTCAATAGCATTAAAATATAGTAAAGAGCTTGCAGAATATGACAAGGGTAAACATACAACACCTGATCAATTTTCCATAGAAGAGTTTGGTTCAAAATCATTGCCATTTTTGGGTGAACATAGAAGAAATAAGGccaacaagagaagaaaaaggaagaaagttGAAGACACAACTGAAATTGGATCATATACATCACATCATTATATTTTCTCCTATCTTG AGAATAAGAAGTCTGATCATGACGGTGGTTTGGCTGATGATTTTGGTAATCCAg TGATCATAGAGCCACATACTGATTCAACAGATAGGTTTGGCACTGGGGAAGTTCAACCTTTCTTGGATTTCAGTGAAACTGATGCTTCATTAGAGCAGCTTCTTTGGGCAATAGACAATCTACAGGCAAGGGTCCACAAGCTGAAGAGTGATGTTGATGCAATAATGTcgaaaaatgcatcaaagttttcttcatCAGAAAATCTGAGTCTTCTTCCTCATGGTGATATGCAGACTAGTTCTGCCCAAAGCCCTACAATCTCTGCAGGGAATGGAGATGCTGCGTCTGTCGGGGTTATTTATAATTCAATTCAGCACGGAGTTGACTTTGATATTGGAGATTTTGTTATGCATAGTGTTGTGTCAAGTTATGGAGAAGTTCCAATGGTTCCTGATATAATTGAGAGTACCGTTGGCTTATTGTCTGCTGCTGATGTCACCTTTCGTTCAGCCTTGGCTGGGGACTCGTGCGAAGCT ATGGTGGACAATGTCTTGATACATGAAGTCGCTGAAACTGATGAGCACACCTTTAAAAGTGGAAGTCAGCCTCCGATGGAGAGGCTTCAGAACTGGGAGAAAGGTGAAGGGGAAGAAAATTTGAATCTTGTGTCTGTTCCCATGTCAGATATTAATACAGTGGCTCAAGAACAATCAACCCTGAAGCCCTGTGTGTATAACGATGTGAGCATCCCGAAGAACAAAAGAAAACGTGGGGAGCGCAAAGCGTGTTCAGGTGGTTGGAGCAAGAAATGCTCAGGAGAATCTGAGAATCACTGA
- the LOC108339911 gene encoding uncharacterized protein LOC108339911 isoform X1 encodes MKILCSLPPTLSYFHFSLFMQDPKNDSNSSCRKPWYQRAMEVTSLWKSISKSAEIPAGNSTIWKTPSMPKSPQVPTPSGNKNKLRKCASLKVATSFTRVCLCAPMYSYNEILRAEAPPRRSNSYPRSKPLQSAHERSPSARLSTEGRRVFRGKSLTDDVLMRRFVIEEEAMMQIRRRNQMEVIRKRSMIRRKKLGPSPLSRMVMANHIGQF; translated from the exons ATGAAAATACTTTGCTCCCTTCCTCCAACTCTCTCTTACTTTCACTTTTCTTTGTTCATGCAAGATCCAAAGAACGATTCAAACTCAAG TTGCAGGAAGCCCTGGTATCAAAGAGCAATGGAGGTGACTAGTCTATGGAAAAGTATTTCCAAATCCGCAGAAATTCCCGCAGGTAATTCAACTATATGGAAGACACCATCAATGCCAAAATCCCCTCAAGTTCCTACACCGAGTGGTAACAAGAACAAGCTAAGAAAATGTGCCTCCCTGAAGGTTGCAACATCCTTCACAAGGGTTTGTCTTTGTGCACCTATGTATTCATATAATGAGATTTTGAGAGCTGAGGCACCACCCAGAAGAAGCAATAGTTACCCAAGATCAAAGCCGTTGCAAAGTGCACATGAAAGAAGTCCTAGTGCCAGGCTTAGCACAGAGGGAAGGAGAGTCTTCAGGGGAAAATCATTGACCGATGATGTTCTAATGAGAAGGTTTGTGATTGAGGAAGAGGCAATGATGCAAattagaagaagaaatcaaatgGAAGTTATTAGGAAGAGGAGTATGATTAGAAGAAAGAAGCTTGGGCCTAGTCCTCTTAGTAGAATGGTTATGGCAAATCATATTGGACAATTTTAA